GGAGCAAGGTCTAAGTCAGAGTTCAGCAGCTTCATCGGCCTTCATTCTCCTTCGTTGCCAACAGATCAATTGGATATCCCAGGGAGGGCTCCTGTCTGTCCTCGGGTCATTTTGCAGACAGTCCCGCTGTTAGTTCTACAGTAGAGAGTCGGTGTGACATTGGGATGACAGGGCGATCGCCCCTTCGTGAAATTCCATCACCCTCTTGGATCTCAAGACGCTGCTACCGATGATTTGCTCCCTGACTCTAGCGATCGCAACGGCTCTGGGCAGTTTTCTCAGTTTCCTCCTATCCTTGAGAGTAGTAGCAATTTGATCTGGGAGCGTTCACAGTGATGGGCTTAGGAGATATTGTCCAAAAGGCCTTTTACCTGGGTGTGGGGTTAGCAGCACTGGGTGCAGAGAAGGCAGGGGATAAGCTGGCAGAAGTGCGGATGCAGTCCCAAAAATTAGTGGATGAAATGGTGCGGCGGGGAGAAATGACCACAGAAGAGGCGCGTCGCCTTGTGGAAGAGCTGATGTTGCAAGCACAGCAGCAGGCAGGCTCCCCCGAACCAACCGCCACTGCCACCGAACCCCGCAAAATTGAAATTCTCAGTGACACAGAAGGTCTCGACAATCAGGACTTAGACAAGTTGCGGCAACAGGTGCAAGAACTTCAGGATGAGTTGAAGCAGCTTCATCGTGATTAGGCGATCGCCGTTGGTTGGATTTGCACCCCAGCAAGGCTTAGATGGCTGTCGTCGTGTAGCGAATGTCGCCACAGGTTAATCCTTCTAACAATTGATGGAGAAGGGCAATCTCTTGGGCATTGGCGGAGCCGCTCCAGATCAAATGATTGATTTTACTTTCCACATCGGTGGTTAAGATGCCTGCTTCTAAGACGGGTTGAATCACATCGGTAAGACGCATGGGTTCCTCT
This genomic stretch from Neosynechococcus sphagnicola sy1 harbors:
- a CDS encoding phasin family protein is translated as MGLGDIVQKAFYLGVGLAALGAEKAGDKLAEVRMQSQKLVDEMVRRGEMTTEEARRLVEELMLQAQQQAGSPEPTATATEPRKIEILSDTEGLDNQDLDKLRQQVQELQDELKQLHRD